In Macrotis lagotis isolate mMagLag1 chromosome 8, bilby.v1.9.chrom.fasta, whole genome shotgun sequence, a single genomic region encodes these proteins:
- the UBFD1 gene encoding ubiquitin domain-containing protein UBFD1 isoform X3: MAAAGAPDEVEEPGMETDAQKLQLNCVDAEAETSSCSSSLPPAAAAPAKGSPQADQAPGGAAGARASVSNGDEADPEKDLVDLKIIWNKNKYDVRLPLGSTGAELKRKIHSITGLPPAMQKVMFKGLLPEEKTLREIKVTSGAKIMVVGSTINDVLAVNTPKDAAQQEAKAEESKKEPLCRQKQHRKVLDKGKPEDVMPSVKGAQERLPTVPLSGMYNKTGGKVRLTFKLEQDQLWIGTKERTEKLPMGSIKNVVSEPIEGHEDYHMMAFQLGPTEASYYWVYWVPTQYVDAIKDTVLGKWQYF; this comes from the exons ATGGCGGCGGCCGGAGCCCCGGATG AAGTCGAGGAGCCCGGCATGGAGACGGATGCCCAGAAGCTGCAGCTCAACTGCGTGGACGCCGAGGCCGAgacctcctcctgctcctcctccctGCCCCCGGCCGCGGCCGCCCCGGCCAAGGGCAGCCCGCAGGCGGACCAGGCGCCGGGGGGCGCAGCCGGCGCCCGGGCCTCGGTCAGCAACGGCGACGAGGCCGACCCCGAGAAGGACCTGGTGGACCTCAAGATCATCTGGAACAAGAACAAGTACGACGTGCGGCTGCCGCTGGGCAGCACCGGGGCCGAGCTGAAGCGCAAGATCCACTCCATCACGG GCCTACCACCTGCCATGCAGAAAGTTATGTTTAAGGGACTTCTACCTGAGGAAAAAACATTACGAGAAATAAAAGTAACCAGTGGTGCCAAGATTATGGTGGTTGGATCTACAATAAATGATGTTTTAGCAGTAAACACACCCAAAGATGCAGCACAGCAAGAAGCGAAAGCTGAAGAGAGTAAGAAGGAGCCACTTTGTAGGCAAAAG CAACACAGAAAAGTGTTAGATAAAGGGAAACCTGAAGATGTGATGCCTTCTGTTAAGGGTGCCCAG GAACGACTACCAACTGTACCTTTATCGGGCATGTACAATAAAACAGGAGGAAAAGTGAGACTCACCTTTAAATTAGAACAAGATCAGTTGTGGATTGGCACTAAAG AACGAACTGAAAAATTACCCATGGGCTCCATTAAAAATGTGGTCAGTGAACCTATTGAAGGACATGAAGATTACCACATGATG gCATTTCAGTTGGGTCCCACCGAAGCCTCTTACTACTGGGTGTATTGGGTTCCAACTCAGTATGTGGATGCAATCAAAGACACTGTGCTGGGAAAATGGCAGTATTTTTGA
- the UBFD1 gene encoding ubiquitin domain-containing protein UBFD1 isoform X1 yields MWVWSAHVAKQGRFRAGRRPIRFSPLEGAEPLFKRPEPPFRPELGLGGTVPSQAFGPKRLRQPLREQGRGIEVEEPGMETDAQKLQLNCVDAEAETSSCSSSLPPAAAAPAKGSPQADQAPGGAAGARASVSNGDEADPEKDLVDLKIIWNKNKYDVRLPLGSTGAELKRKIHSITGLPPAMQKVMFKGLLPEEKTLREIKVTSGAKIMVVGSTINDVLAVNTPKDAAQQEAKAEESKKEPLCRQKQHRKVLDKGKPEDVMPSVKGAQERLPTVPLSGMYNKTGGKVRLTFKLEQDQLWIGTKERTEKLPMGSIKNVVSEPIEGHEDYHMMAFQLGPTEASYYWVYWVPTQYVDAIKDTVLGKWQYF; encoded by the exons ATGTGGGTCTGGAGTGCACACGTGGCTAAACAGGGTCGCTTCCGGGCGGGGCGCCGGCCAATCCGCTTCTCCCCCCTGGAGGGGGCGGAGCCTCTCTTTAAAAGGCCAGAGCCCCCTTTTCGGCCAGAGCTCGGCCTCGGCGGGACGGTCCCTTCTCAGGCCTTTGGCCCGAAGCGCCTCCGTCAGCCTCTCCGGGAACAGGGCAGGGGCATTG AAGTCGAGGAGCCCGGCATGGAGACGGATGCCCAGAAGCTGCAGCTCAACTGCGTGGACGCCGAGGCCGAgacctcctcctgctcctcctccctGCCCCCGGCCGCGGCCGCCCCGGCCAAGGGCAGCCCGCAGGCGGACCAGGCGCCGGGGGGCGCAGCCGGCGCCCGGGCCTCGGTCAGCAACGGCGACGAGGCCGACCCCGAGAAGGACCTGGTGGACCTCAAGATCATCTGGAACAAGAACAAGTACGACGTGCGGCTGCCGCTGGGCAGCACCGGGGCCGAGCTGAAGCGCAAGATCCACTCCATCACGG GCCTACCACCTGCCATGCAGAAAGTTATGTTTAAGGGACTTCTACCTGAGGAAAAAACATTACGAGAAATAAAAGTAACCAGTGGTGCCAAGATTATGGTGGTTGGATCTACAATAAATGATGTTTTAGCAGTAAACACACCCAAAGATGCAGCACAGCAAGAAGCGAAAGCTGAAGAGAGTAAGAAGGAGCCACTTTGTAGGCAAAAG CAACACAGAAAAGTGTTAGATAAAGGGAAACCTGAAGATGTGATGCCTTCTGTTAAGGGTGCCCAG GAACGACTACCAACTGTACCTTTATCGGGCATGTACAATAAAACAGGAGGAAAAGTGAGACTCACCTTTAAATTAGAACAAGATCAGTTGTGGATTGGCACTAAAG AACGAACTGAAAAATTACCCATGGGCTCCATTAAAAATGTGGTCAGTGAACCTATTGAAGGACATGAAGATTACCACATGATG gCATTTCAGTTGGGTCCCACCGAAGCCTCTTACTACTGGGTGTATTGGGTTCCAACTCAGTATGTGGATGCAATCAAAGACACTGTGCTGGGAAAATGGCAGTATTTTTGA
- the UBFD1 gene encoding ubiquitin domain-containing protein UBFD1 isoform X2, which translates to MWVWSAHVAKQGRFRAGRRPIRFSPLEGAEPLFKRPEPPFRPELGLGGTVPSQAFGPKRLRQPLREQGRGIVEEPGMETDAQKLQLNCVDAEAETSSCSSSLPPAAAAPAKGSPQADQAPGGAAGARASVSNGDEADPEKDLVDLKIIWNKNKYDVRLPLGSTGAELKRKIHSITGLPPAMQKVMFKGLLPEEKTLREIKVTSGAKIMVVGSTINDVLAVNTPKDAAQQEAKAEESKKEPLCRQKQHRKVLDKGKPEDVMPSVKGAQERLPTVPLSGMYNKTGGKVRLTFKLEQDQLWIGTKERTEKLPMGSIKNVVSEPIEGHEDYHMMAFQLGPTEASYYWVYWVPTQYVDAIKDTVLGKWQYF; encoded by the exons ATGTGGGTCTGGAGTGCACACGTGGCTAAACAGGGTCGCTTCCGGGCGGGGCGCCGGCCAATCCGCTTCTCCCCCCTGGAGGGGGCGGAGCCTCTCTTTAAAAGGCCAGAGCCCCCTTTTCGGCCAGAGCTCGGCCTCGGCGGGACGGTCCCTTCTCAGGCCTTTGGCCCGAAGCGCCTCCGTCAGCCTCTCCGGGAACAGGGCAGGGGCATTG TCGAGGAGCCCGGCATGGAGACGGATGCCCAGAAGCTGCAGCTCAACTGCGTGGACGCCGAGGCCGAgacctcctcctgctcctcctccctGCCCCCGGCCGCGGCCGCCCCGGCCAAGGGCAGCCCGCAGGCGGACCAGGCGCCGGGGGGCGCAGCCGGCGCCCGGGCCTCGGTCAGCAACGGCGACGAGGCCGACCCCGAGAAGGACCTGGTGGACCTCAAGATCATCTGGAACAAGAACAAGTACGACGTGCGGCTGCCGCTGGGCAGCACCGGGGCCGAGCTGAAGCGCAAGATCCACTCCATCACGG GCCTACCACCTGCCATGCAGAAAGTTATGTTTAAGGGACTTCTACCTGAGGAAAAAACATTACGAGAAATAAAAGTAACCAGTGGTGCCAAGATTATGGTGGTTGGATCTACAATAAATGATGTTTTAGCAGTAAACACACCCAAAGATGCAGCACAGCAAGAAGCGAAAGCTGAAGAGAGTAAGAAGGAGCCACTTTGTAGGCAAAAG CAACACAGAAAAGTGTTAGATAAAGGGAAACCTGAAGATGTGATGCCTTCTGTTAAGGGTGCCCAG GAACGACTACCAACTGTACCTTTATCGGGCATGTACAATAAAACAGGAGGAAAAGTGAGACTCACCTTTAAATTAGAACAAGATCAGTTGTGGATTGGCACTAAAG AACGAACTGAAAAATTACCCATGGGCTCCATTAAAAATGTGGTCAGTGAACCTATTGAAGGACATGAAGATTACCACATGATG gCATTTCAGTTGGGTCCCACCGAAGCCTCTTACTACTGGGTGTATTGGGTTCCAACTCAGTATGTGGATGCAATCAAAGACACTGTGCTGGGAAAATGGCAGTATTTTTGA
- the EARS2 gene encoding nondiscriminating glutamyl-tRNA synthetase EARS2, mitochondrial — translation MAALMLGLLQLRLARASSGAGRRRGFCGGCGPRYAAPRNSAVRVRFAPSPTGFMHLGGLRTALYNYIFAKKYKGSFILRLEDTDQTRLVPGAAENIEDMLEWAGIPPDESPRRGGPVGPYQQSQRLELYAQATEALLQTGAAYYCFCTPQRLELLKKEALRNHQTPRYDNRCRFLSPEHVARKLAEGAKPTVRFRLREGAETFQDLVYGWNRHEVASVEGDPVILKSDGFPTYHLACVVDDHHMGISHVLRGTEWLVSTAKHLLLYRALGWEPPHFAHLPLLLNKDGSKLSKRQGDIFLEHFASAGFLPETLLDIITNYGSGFAGNQMGRTLPELIEQFDLTGISTHSALLDLEKLPEFNRLHLIRLLNDKAQRLQLVKKLQAMVEEVYRKQMENRDVLSEDYIERILLLGQGRISRLQDLVSPAYSYLWTRPAVAPAQLQTISREVEKIAKLVLGLLETPGISLTQEVLNQELKRLSEKTEGVEYVRMMKLLRLALSGQQRGPTVAEMMVSLGPKEVRERIQRVLLS, via the exons ATGGCGGCCCTGATGCTGGGGCTGCTTCAGCTCCGCCTGGCCCGGGCCTCGTCGGGGGCGGGGCGACGGCGCGGCTTCTGCGGGGGCTGCGGGCCGCGCTACGCCGCGCCGCGGAACTCCGCTGTAAGAGTCAGGTTTGCGCCCAGCCCCACAG gCTTCATGCATTTGGGAGGCCTACGTACTGCCTTGTACAActacatctttgccaagaaatacaAAGGGAGTTTCATTTTAAGGTTGGAAGACACAGATCAAACTCGCCTGGTGCCTGGGGCTGCTGAGAACATTGAAGACATGTTGGAGTGGGCAG GCATTCCTCCTGATGAAAGCCCCAGACGAGGAGGACCTGTTGGGCCCTACCAGCAGTCTCAGCGCCTGGAACTATATGCTCAAGCCACTGAGGCACTGTTGCAGACTGGAGCTGCTTATTATTGCTTCTGTACCCCCCAGCGCCTAGAGCTACTGAAAAAAGAGGCCCTAAGGAACCATCAGACACCCCG GTATGACAATCGATGCCGATTCTTGAGTCCTGAGCATGTGGCCAGGAAATTAGCAGAGGGTGCCAAGCCAACTGTCCGCTTCCGTCTGAGGGAGGGAGCTGAGACTTTCCAGGACCTGGTATATGGCTGGAACCGACATGAAGTGGCCAGTGTTGAGGGTGATCCTGTGATCCTGAAGAGTGATGGCTTTCCCACCTATCATCTGGCCTGTGTGGTGGATGACCATCATATGGGCATCAGCCACGTTCTTCGAGGCACTGAGTGGCTTGTCTCTACTGCCAAACATCTCCTTTTATACAGGGCCCTCGGTTGGGAACCACCCCACTTTGCTCATTTGCCTCTGCTTCTCAATAAGGATGGCAGCAAGTTGTCCAAGCGACAAGGGGACATATTTCTGGAACACTTCGCTTCAGCTGGCTTTCTCCCAGAGACTTTGTTAGACATCATCACCAATTATGGCTCAGGGTTTGCAG GGAACCAGATGGGAAGGACGCTGCCAGAGTTGATTGAACAGTTTGACTTAACTGGAATCAGCACCCATTCAGCTCTACTGGATCTGGAGAAACTTCCTGAATTCAACAG ACTGCATTTGATTCGATTGCTGAATGACAAAGCTCAGAGACTCCAACTTGTGAAGAAACTTCAGGCCATGGTGGAAGAAGTGTATAGAAAGCAGATGGAGAATAGAGATGTCCTCAGTGAGGATTACATAGAGAGAATCCTTTTGTTGGGACAG GGACGCATCAGTCGCTTGCAGGACTTGGTCTCACCAGCATATTCCTACCTATGGACTCGCCCTGCTGTGGCTCCAGCACAGCTGCAAACCATCTCAAGAGAAGTGGAGAAGATTGCTAAACTGGTCCTGGG GTTGTTGGAAACACCTGGCATATCTCTCACTCAGGAGGTGCTGAACCAAGAACTGAAAAGATTGTCAGAGAAGACAGAAGGTGTTGAGTATGTCAGAATGATGAAACTGCTCCGCTTGGCACTCAGTGGACAGCAG cgaGGCCCAACTGTTGCAGAGATGATGGTGTCTTTGGGACCAAAGGAAGTTCGGGAACGGATACAAAGGGTACTTTTAAGCTAG